The following are encoded in a window of Cyprinus carpio isolate SPL01 chromosome A13, ASM1834038v1, whole genome shotgun sequence genomic DNA:
- the LOC109101180 gene encoding probable G-protein coupled receptor 75: MCTMNSTAWPLDLAEFTKPRGFNSSQNQSASVSGWALIHTATLASCSLLLVLIFCLGSYGNLVVFLSFFDPALRKFRTNFDFMILNLSFCDLFICCVTAPMFALVLFLDAGDASSGVSKGFCFAFHLTSSGFIIMSLETVAVIALHRLRMVLGQQPNRTASFPCTLALTALLWTTSFTLAALVTLRAYPRRSGPCLPHFGLTGNKAKVVLYVYIADFAFCVGVVSISYLMIAQALRKNAQVRKCPIITVDATRPPTHPSLIATGFEGMQCTVQVPSLYRNQTYNKLQHVQTHSFTRRTNQPLVPGAATGATCCQLVSTVNLATAKDSKAVVTCIVIVISVLLCCLPLGISLAQDMVSPESSFVHYQFELCGFALIFLKSGINPFVYSRNSAGLRRRVLCCLQWVTLSFLCCKHKTRLHAMGKGSLEVNRNKSSHHETNSAYMLSPKPQRRLVDQACGPSHSRDSMPSPCATAGRKPRPPSTSTPINTRIEPYYSIYNSSPSAGPNSPNSLQPVNSQTTAFAKNYVAMHYHTHQEALQDFDSTSAHHIPIPSV; the protein is encoded by the coding sequence ATGTGTACCATGAACAGTACCGCCTGGCCTTTGGACCTGGCTGAGTTTACGAAACCTCGGGGCTTCAACAGCTCCCAAAACCAGTCTGCTTCTGTGAGCGGCTGGGCATTAATCCACACCGCTACCCTTGCCTCCTGTTCCCTCCTGTTGGTCCTCATCTTTTGCCTTGGTTCTTATGGAAACTTGGTGGTCTTCTTGTCCTTCTTCGACCCGGCACTCCGCAAATTCCGCACCAACTTCGACTTCATGATCCTCAACTTATCCTTCTGTGACCTGTTCATTTGCTGCGTCACTGCGCCCATGTTTGCACTGGTTCTCTTTCTGGATGCTGGAGATGCTAGTAGTGGCGTGTCCAAGGGCTTCTGCTTTGCCTTCCACCTCACCAGCTCGGGCTTCATCATTATGTCCCTCGAAACGGTGGCTGTGATTGCCCTGCATCGGCTCCGCATGGTCCTGGGTCAGCAGCCTAACCGTACAGCCTCGTTTCCCTGTACTCTGGCCCTCACTGCATTGTTATGGACCACCAGTTTCACACTGGCGGCACTGGTCACCTTACGAGCATATCCCAGGAGATCCGGACCTTGCCTGCCCCACTTTGGTCTTACTGGCAACAAGGCCAAGGTAGTATTGTACGTATACATTGCAGACTTTGCTTTCTGTGTAGGTGTGGTGTCTATCTCATACCTCATGATCGCTCAGGCGTTGAGGAAGAACGCTCAGGTTCGGAAGTGTCCCATCATTACGGTGGATGCAACACGTCCACCTACTCATCCGTCACTCATTGCCACTGGTTTCGAGGGCATGCAGTGTACAGTGCAGGTGCCCTCACTGTACCGCAACCAGACCTACAACAAGCTCCAACATGTCCAGACGCACTCCTTTACCAGGAGAACCAACCAGCCCCTCGTGCCCGGGGCTGCCACCGGAGCAACTTGCTGCCAGTTGGTCTCCACAGTTAACCTGGCGACAGCCAAGGATTCAAAGGCTGTGGTCACATGCATAGTGATCGTCATCTCGGTGTTGTTGTGCTGTCTACCACTAGGTATATCTTTGGCGCAGGATATGGTGTCACCGGAGAGCAGTTTTGTCCACTATCAGTTCGAGCTCTGTGGATTCGCCCTCATCTTCCTGAAGTCTGGAATCAACCCGTTTGTGTACTCACGCAACAGCGCAGGTCTGCGTCGCCGTGTGCTCTGCTGCCTCCAGTGGGTGACCTTGAGCTTCCTGTGCTGCAAGCACAAGACACGCCTACACGCTATGGGTAAAGGAAGTCTGGAAGTCAACCGTAACAAGTCCTCGCACCACGAGACCAACTCGGCGTACATGCTGTCGCCGAAGCCTCAGAGGAGGCTGGTGGACCAGGCTTGTGGACCCAGTCACTCCCGGGACAGCATGCCTAGCCCCTGTGCCACCGCTGGACGCAAGCCCCGACCACCAAGCACATCTACACCCATCAATACGCGCATAGAGCCCTACTACAGCATCTATAACAGCAGTCCGTCAGCAGGCCCGAATTCCCCCAACAGCCTGCAGCCGGTCAACTCTCAAACCACAGCCTTCGCCAAAAACTACGTGGCTATGCATTACCACACCCACCAGGAGGCGCTGCAGGACTTTGACAGCACCTCAGCTCATCACATTCCCATCCCATCAGTCTGA
- the LOC109052890 gene encoding endoplasmic reticulum lectin 1-like, giving the protein MRVSWRWFLGLIWVGVSATRAGSPVFSDEIPFKIRWPGADFTLATSGGLYKEDDYVIMTTAEKEKYKCLLPSLSSNQEDDMKEYSGPSPAELLEPLFKQSSCSYRIESYWTYEVCHGKHVRQYHEDKETGQKINIQEYYLGTMKKKDSAESETSSDSETEGSNTNTEVPTKNIEGQLTPYYPVEMGHGTQCSLRQNKPRFTTVLYVCHPEAKHEILTIAEVITCQYEVVVLTPLLCPHPKYRFKSSPVNDIFCQALGGSPLRPQSLSQLDREQEELLKPSFSSSSERDQRGSREDTPPVKEEAYTSTHKPLTVGGQAQVTVGTTHISRLTDEQLIKEFLSGSYCLHGGVGWWKYEFCYGKHVHQYHEDKEQGKNIVVVGSWNTEDHINWAKKNVARSYHLKDDGAQKVKVVSHFYGHGDVCDLTGKPRQVIVKLKCKESESPHAVTVYMLEPQTCQYVLGVESPVICKILDTADENGFLSIPS; this is encoded by the exons ATGCGGGTGTCTTGGCGCTGGTTTTTGGGGCTGATTTGGGTCGGAGTGTCTGCAACTCGTGCAGGATCTCCTGTGTTTTCTGATGAGATCCCCTTCAAAATCAGATGGCCCGGGGCAGACTTCACCCTG GCAACTTCAGGAGGCCTGTACAAAGAAGATGACTATGTTATCATGACAACTGCGGAAAAAGAAAAGTACAAATGTTTATTGCCATCTTTGTCCAGCAACCAGGAG GATGATATGAAGGAGTATAGTGGGCCGAGTCCAGCTGAGCTGCTGGAGCCGTTATTCAAACAGAGCAGCTGCTCCTACAGA ATCGAGTCATACTGGACGTATGAAGTGTGCCACGGGAAGCATGTACGGCAGTACCATGAAGACAAGGAGACGGGGcag aa GATCAACATTCAGGAATACTATCTGGGTACCATGAAGAAAAAAGATAGTGCAG aatcagaaacatCCAGCGACTCTGAAACCGAAGGATCAAACACCAACACAGAG GTGCCAACAAAGAATATAGAGGGTCAGCTGACACCATACTATCCCGTAGAGATGGGACATGGGACTCAATGCTCTCTGAGACAGAATAAACCTCGCTTTACCACAGTGCTGTACGTCTGCCACCCAGAGGCAAAACATGAGATCCTCACAATCGCTGAGGTCATCACCTGTCAGTATGAGGTAGTGGTGCTCACACCCCTCCTCTGTCCTCACCCCAAATACAg GTTCAAGTCTTCCCCGGTGAATGACATCTTTTGCCAGGCTCTGGGTGGCTCCCCTCTCAGACCTCAGAGTCTGTCCCAGCTGGATCGTGAGCAGGAAGAGCTGCTCAAACCATCGTTCAGCTCAAGCAGCGAAAGAGATCAGAGAGGATCCAGG GAGGACACACCTCCAGTGAAGGAAGAGGCGTATACTTCTACCCATAAGCCCCTGACAGTGGGCGGGCAAGCCCAGGTCACCGTTGGCACCACCCACATCTCTCGTCTGACTGATGAACAGCTGATCAAAGAGTTTCTGAGTGGCTCGTACTGTCTGCACGGg GGTGTTGGATGGTGGAAGTATGAATTCTGTTATGGAAAGCACGTCCACCAGTATCATGAG GACAAAGAACAAGGGAAGAACATTGTGGTGGTGGGCAGCTGGAACACTGAGGATCATATTAACTGGGCCAAGAAAAATGTGGCACGATCTTATCATTTGAAAGATGATGGAGCGCAGAAAGTCAA GGTTGTATCTCACTTTTATGGCCATGGAGATGTTTGTGATCTAACAGGGAAACCGAGACAGGTTATAGTCAAGCTCAA GTGTAAGGAGTCAGAGTCTCCTCATGCTGTTACAGTTTACATGCTGGAACCTCAGACCTGTCAATATGTTCTCGGG GTTGAGTCGCCTGTAATATGCAAGATCTTGGACACTGCAGATGAAAATGGATTTCTTTCAATCCCTAGCTAG